The proteins below come from a single Afipia felis ATCC 53690 genomic window:
- a CDS encoding DsbA family protein: MFKPTSIRTLALILAMMGAVSIAKPVHANEADTSREAILNDPAAPTTGNKNGDLTIVVFFDYNCPFCKKSEPELERFVKADGKIRLVYKEWPILTEASIKGSQWALAAKYQGKYDVAHAAMMAIPGHKIPAEQMREAIAKAGVDMNRLDSDLNAHANEITEMLRRNLAQADYLGLQGTPAYIVGPYRVTSALNYDGFKRVAADARAHMAKN; this comes from the coding sequence ATGTTCAAACCGACCTCAATACGCACGCTCGCGCTGATCCTTGCTATGATGGGAGCGGTTTCAATCGCCAAGCCCGTTCACGCGAACGAAGCCGATACATCCCGCGAAGCCATTCTCAACGATCCCGCGGCACCCACGACAGGCAACAAAAACGGTGATCTAACGATCGTCGTCTTCTTCGATTACAATTGCCCATTCTGTAAAAAATCAGAACCAGAGCTGGAGCGTTTCGTTAAAGCGGACGGCAAGATTCGCCTTGTTTATAAAGAGTGGCCAATCCTGACGGAGGCCTCCATCAAGGGCTCTCAATGGGCTTTGGCAGCCAAATATCAGGGCAAATACGATGTCGCACACGCCGCCATGATGGCAATTCCAGGGCACAAGATTCCAGCCGAACAGATGCGCGAAGCCATCGCGAAGGCTGGCGTCGATATGAATCGTCTCGACTCCGATTTGAATGCTCACGCCAACGAAATAACAGAAATGCTCAGACGCAATCTTGCTCAAGCCGATTACTTGGGCCTTCAAGGCACGCCAGCTTATATCGTTGGACCGTACAGGGTAACGTCAGCGTTAAACTATGATGGATTCAAGCGAGTGGCTGCCGACGCTCGCGCACATATGGCAAAGAACTGA
- a CDS encoding response regulator → MRILVVEDDPVIASGLRNGLGLSGGVVDVVSTCADAREAVLSTSFDAIVLDVMLPDGSGLDWLAELRKSEDKTPVIVLTALDEVSDRIGGLDRGADDYLGKPFDLDELAARVRAIARRKEGRASAHLVSGDVVLDPASLMATSINGEAKLSPREAAILLALMKRPGDIRSKNELEAVMYGWQEGAESNTVEVHIHNLRMKIGRDTIETVRGLGYRMKVRSI, encoded by the coding sequence ATGAGAATTCTTGTTGTTGAGGATGATCCGGTCATAGCAAGTGGCTTGAGGAACGGTCTGGGTCTGTCGGGAGGCGTCGTGGACGTCGTTTCGACCTGTGCAGATGCGCGCGAGGCTGTGTTGTCGACTTCGTTTGATGCGATCGTTCTGGACGTCATGTTGCCAGACGGTTCAGGCCTGGATTGGCTGGCCGAGCTTCGGAAAAGTGAAGACAAAACACCTGTCATTGTGCTTACGGCACTTGACGAGGTAAGTGACCGGATCGGCGGGTTGGATCGAGGCGCTGACGATTATCTGGGAAAGCCATTCGACCTCGACGAATTAGCGGCACGCGTGCGCGCCATAGCGAGGCGCAAGGAGGGAAGGGCATCGGCGCATCTGGTCAGCGGCGATGTTGTTTTGGATCCTGCTTCGTTGATGGCGACCTCAATAAACGGTGAAGCCAAGCTCTCTCCCAGGGAGGCGGCGATATTGTTGGCTCTGATGAAGCGCCCAGGTGACATCCGGTCGAAGAATGAACTCGAAGCCGTTATGTATGGCTGGCAGGAGGGGGCCGAAAGCAACACGGTCGAAGTTCACATTCACAATCTCAGGATGAAGATCGGTCGAGATACGATCGAGACCGTAAGGGGCCTCGGTTATCGAATGAAGGTCCGCTCGATATGA
- a CDS encoding ATP-binding protein has product MSSLRIRLSLVLLVATGFVWLFASAWIYSESNAEIERVLDTRLQESARMVASLVMPSNASDVDRLVAKGNAAALSERYEHQLSCQIWSFDGKLITKSSGAPDEALAGTVDGFTERLIGGEPWRVFTVEDHEKGIRVMVGDSLTLRHRLITDLLKGLLLPLALIIPLLAFVIWGSISAGLRPIDAIVGELRSRSADDIKPLTSKKSPQEIRPLVEELNKLFVDVDAARQHERELTAFAAHELRTPLAGLKTQAQIAIATSDQHVREEALRQIVFSIDRTSRLIQQILTTARIDAAVSTGRLQLVDLRGLLQEIIAEHPSGRHDIRLELDNCPASIETNRELLILALRNLHENAIQHVPVGGSVIWSCAFTGGRRVLVLEDTGPGIPEDELPLVFNRFFRGRHKTGIGSGLGLAIVDIALKRLGATIVLRNRDDGSGLHTEITLPEIQRSGDNFSI; this is encoded by the coding sequence ATGAGTTCGCTCCGTATTCGACTATCTTTGGTTCTGCTGGTTGCAACCGGATTTGTCTGGCTGTTCGCATCGGCTTGGATTTATTCGGAGAGCAATGCCGAAATCGAGAGAGTACTGGATACCCGTCTACAAGAATCGGCTCGGATGGTTGCCTCGCTCGTTATGCCGAGCAATGCTAGCGACGTTGATCGTTTGGTGGCGAAAGGAAACGCCGCTGCCCTGTCAGAAAGGTACGAACATCAGCTGTCCTGCCAGATTTGGTCGTTCGATGGAAAGTTAATAACAAAGTCCAGCGGAGCACCCGATGAAGCGCTGGCGGGCACGGTTGATGGATTCACCGAGCGTCTCATTGGAGGAGAGCCCTGGCGGGTATTCACCGTAGAGGATCATGAAAAGGGTATTCGCGTTATGGTTGGAGACAGCCTGACGCTGCGGCACCGTCTTATTACAGACCTACTCAAGGGTTTGCTTTTACCGCTCGCGCTGATCATCCCTTTGCTGGCGTTTGTTATTTGGGGGAGTATTTCTGCTGGTCTCAGGCCAATTGATGCCATTGTCGGTGAGTTAAGGTCGCGTAGCGCAGATGATATAAAGCCATTGACGTCGAAAAAATCCCCGCAAGAAATACGCCCGCTCGTTGAGGAACTGAATAAACTATTCGTGGACGTCGATGCCGCGCGACAGCACGAACGTGAGCTGACAGCCTTTGCAGCCCATGAACTGCGAACGCCTTTGGCCGGATTGAAAACGCAGGCGCAAATTGCCATCGCTACGTCCGATCAACACGTTCGCGAAGAGGCGTTGCGACAAATTGTTTTTTCGATCGATCGTACTAGCCGCCTAATCCAGCAAATTCTGACCACGGCAAGGATCGACGCAGCCGTAAGCACCGGTCGGTTGCAATTGGTCGATTTGCGAGGTTTGTTGCAGGAAATCATTGCTGAGCATCCATCCGGAAGGCACGATATTCGCCTTGAATTGGATAATTGCCCTGCATCAATCGAAACAAATCGCGAATTGCTCATACTCGCTCTGCGAAATCTCCATGAGAATGCAATTCAGCATGTGCCAGTGGGTGGTTCAGTAATTTGGAGTTGCGCCTTCACTGGCGGTCGTCGCGTCCTTGTATTGGAGGACACAGGTCCAGGCATTCCCGAGGACGAACTCCCGCTCGTTTTCAATCGTTTTTTTCGTGGGCGGCACAAAACCGGAATCGGTAGCGGCCTGGGCCTGGCTATTGTCGATATTGCACTTAAGCGATTAGGCGCAACTATTGTTTTGAGAAATCGAGACGATGGAAGTGGCCTGCACACTGAAATCACCCTTCCAGAAATCCAGCGCAGTGGTGACAACTTCTCAATTTAA
- a CDS encoding c-type cytochrome, protein MEGFVVIRAPSTAVMAAALIAVMSDAATGQMRGHGGPVRAVAVSPDERSILSGSFDTSVIRWSVVTGFAEQVLRFHSSAVNAVVFLSDARMASAGADAQIAIWTVGRAKPDMILSGHEAPIVALAVSPDRTILASASWDSSVRLWPLNGSGKPRILEGHTQNVNSVAFTPDGLSLVSVGYDLTLRIWPLAGGAPDVVTLPSPLNAVAIGPDGGIAAGAADGMIYFLTGNGKIESRIQSGRTPVISLAVSPDGALLAAANIGGSVEIINRKTRTVERTLVGPGLPVWSVAFFGDSRTLLTGGADHTIRRWNALTGELLGSPVVGAPGDPLAAFAGDHGAEVFRACIACHTLSEKDGARAGPTLAGIFGRKIASLPDYNFSEALKKMDIVWTPETVAKLFEVGPATYTPGTKMPEQRIDSPEDRKALTDFLARVTAK, encoded by the coding sequence ATGGAGGGATTTGTAGTGATCCGGGCTCCGTCCACAGCAGTGATGGCAGCAGCGCTGATCGCCGTTATGTCGGATGCGGCGACCGGGCAGATGCGCGGTCATGGTGGTCCGGTGCGGGCGGTCGCCGTTTCGCCCGATGAACGAAGCATTCTGTCAGGGAGTTTCGATACATCCGTGATCCGCTGGTCGGTTGTGACCGGGTTTGCGGAACAGGTTTTGCGTTTTCATTCAAGTGCGGTGAATGCGGTCGTATTTCTCAGCGACGCCCGCATGGCGAGCGCGGGTGCTGACGCGCAGATTGCGATCTGGACCGTCGGCCGAGCGAAACCGGATATGATCCTTTCAGGCCATGAGGCGCCGATCGTCGCGCTTGCCGTTTCGCCGGATCGCACGATTCTTGCGTCGGCGTCGTGGGATAGCAGCGTACGGCTCTGGCCGTTGAATGGCAGCGGCAAGCCGCGCATCCTCGAAGGGCACACGCAGAACGTAAATAGTGTTGCCTTCACGCCGGATGGGCTGTCGCTGGTCAGCGTCGGATATGATCTCACGTTGCGTATATGGCCTTTGGCCGGTGGCGCACCGGATGTCGTTACGCTGCCGTCGCCTCTGAATGCTGTCGCGATCGGCCCTGACGGAGGGATCGCAGCCGGCGCCGCGGACGGAATGATTTATTTTCTGACCGGGAACGGCAAGATCGAGAGCAGGATCCAGTCTGGCCGGACACCCGTGATATCACTTGCGGTTTCGCCGGATGGCGCGTTGCTGGCGGCGGCCAATATTGGCGGCTCAGTGGAGATCATCAATCGCAAGACGCGAACTGTCGAGCGCACGCTGGTCGGGCCGGGGTTGCCGGTCTGGTCTGTCGCATTCTTTGGAGATAGCCGAACATTGCTGACCGGCGGCGCTGATCACACGATCCGGCGTTGGAATGCGCTGACCGGGGAGTTGCTTGGGTCGCCGGTAGTTGGTGCACCGGGGGATCCGCTGGCGGCGTTCGCTGGCGATCATGGTGCGGAAGTATTTCGTGCCTGCATCGCCTGCCATACTTTGTCGGAGAAGGACGGGGCTCGCGCTGGCCCGACGCTGGCCGGCATCTTCGGCCGCAAGATCGCATCGCTGCCGGATTATAATTTCTCCGAGGCGTTGAAGAAAATGGATATCGTGTGGACGCCCGAAACCGTGGCCAAACTGTTCGAAGTCGGACCGGCGACATACACGCCCGGCACCAAGATGCCGGAACAGCGCATCGATTCACCGGAAGATCGCAAGGCACTCACCGATTTCCTCGCCCGTGTGACCGCGAAATAG
- a CDS encoding 4Fe-4S binding protein has product MSLDASAVREACISADVSTFRHLCRAETEQFRAALQDGAAVTVGCTQEAPRFSELAGECDASIDFVNVRETAGWSNEGARAGPKMAALFAAAAEREPDFPLVNLSSEGVILVYGRDESAIEAGKLLADQLDVTVLIDKPGELTPPSVTIFPVVKGTIRNAAGHLGAFELTVDDYARPLPSSRDTLVFEPSRNGAISRCDLVLDLSGGAPLFPAHDLRDGYLRADPNDPAATLRAVLKARDLVGSFDKPRYINFTADLCAHSRSNIVGCHRCLDLCPTGAITPNGDHVIIDAEVCAGCGQCATACPTGAAAYALPPADALIHKLRTMLTAYHQAGGTDPILLLHDGDHGAPLIEALARHGDGLPANVLPLAINEVTQIGLETIAAAFAYGASNLRLLLRARPRHETGGLAKTTALAEAILRGLGFSGERVATIETDDPDQLDTILRAMTPAPAVQQPATFKTIGRKRDVLRFALQELHRVAPAPVDIIALPEEAPFGTLNVRVDGCTLCLSCVSVCPTGALSDDPDRPMLRFAEDACVQCGLCQSTCPEKVIELIPQIDFRATTALARTIKEEEPALCIRCHKPFGVKSTIDRVAAKLEGRHWMYPSANKRVDAIRMCADCRVIAMSEEGFDPFAGVPERPAPRTTDDYLRARDQNPKN; this is encoded by the coding sequence ATGAGCCTCGATGCGAGTGCCGTGCGCGAGGCGTGTATCAGCGCCGATGTATCCACCTTTCGTCATTTATGCCGAGCCGAGACAGAGCAATTCCGCGCAGCCCTGCAGGACGGCGCGGCAGTCACTGTCGGCTGCACCCAGGAAGCTCCGCGCTTTTCGGAATTAGCTGGTGAATGCGATGCGTCGATCGATTTTGTCAATGTGCGCGAAACAGCAGGCTGGTCGAACGAAGGCGCACGGGCCGGCCCTAAAATGGCGGCGCTGTTCGCGGCTGCGGCCGAGCGCGAGCCGGATTTTCCGCTCGTCAACCTGTCGAGCGAAGGCGTCATCCTCGTGTACGGCCGCGATGAAAGCGCGATCGAAGCCGGCAAACTGCTGGCCGATCAGCTCGATGTCACCGTCCTGATCGACAAGCCGGGAGAGCTCACGCCGCCGAGCGTCACGATCTTTCCCGTGGTCAAGGGAACCATCCGCAACGCGGCGGGGCATCTCGGCGCCTTTGAACTAACTGTCGACGATTACGCGCGCCCGCTGCCGTCTTCACGCGACACACTCGTCTTTGAACCATCACGAAATGGCGCCATATCCCGCTGCGATCTCGTGCTCGATCTTTCGGGCGGCGCACCATTGTTCCCAGCGCACGATCTGCGGGACGGTTATCTACGGGCCGACCCGAACGATCCGGCCGCAACCTTGCGCGCCGTCCTGAAGGCACGCGATCTTGTCGGCAGCTTCGACAAGCCGCGCTACATCAACTTCACCGCCGATTTGTGCGCCCATTCGCGTTCGAACATCGTTGGGTGTCATCGCTGCCTCGATCTCTGCCCGACCGGCGCGATTACGCCCAATGGTGATCATGTCATCATTGATGCGGAGGTATGCGCCGGATGCGGCCAGTGCGCCACGGCATGCCCGACAGGGGCCGCCGCCTATGCGCTTCCTCCTGCCGACGCCTTGATCCACAAATTACGGACGATGCTGACAGCCTATCACCAGGCCGGCGGCACCGATCCCATCCTGTTGCTGCATGACGGAGACCATGGTGCCCCCCTGATCGAGGCGCTCGCACGCCATGGCGACGGCCTCCCCGCGAACGTGCTTCCGCTCGCCATCAATGAGGTTACCCAGATCGGGCTGGAAACCATTGCCGCCGCTTTCGCCTATGGTGCCTCGAACCTTCGGTTGTTGTTGCGAGCGCGCCCTCGCCACGAGACCGGCGGACTTGCGAAAACCACGGCGCTCGCCGAAGCAATTCTCCGTGGACTTGGCTTCAGTGGCGAACGGGTCGCAACGATTGAGACCGACGATCCGGATCAACTCGACACAATCCTGCGGGCAATGACACCCGCCCCGGCCGTGCAGCAACCGGCAACCTTCAAGACCATCGGACGAAAACGCGACGTGCTGCGCTTCGCTTTGCAGGAATTGCATCGCGTAGCGCCCGCGCCGGTCGACATCATCGCGCTGCCCGAGGAGGCACCGTTCGGCACCCTCAACGTTCGAGTCGACGGCTGCACCCTTTGCCTGTCCTGCGTCTCAGTCTGTCCAACGGGTGCGCTGTCCGACGATCCCGATCGGCCTATGCTGCGGTTCGCGGAAGATGCGTGTGTGCAATGCGGTTTATGTCAGTCGACCTGCCCGGAAAAAGTGATCGAACTGATACCGCAGATCGATTTTCGCGCGACCACCGCCCTCGCCCGCACGATCAAAGAGGAAGAGCCGGCGCTTTGCATCCGCTGTCATAAGCCGTTCGGCGTCAAAAGTACGATTGACCGGGTTGCAGCAAAGCTGGAAGGCCGGCACTGGATGTATCCCAGCGCCAACAAGCGTGTTGATGCCATCAGGATGTGCGCCGATTGCCGCGTTATTGCCATGAGCGAGGAAGGCTTCGATCCGTTTGCCGGCGTTCCCGAACGTCCGGCACCGCGCACCACGGACGACTATCTGCGCGCACGCGACCAGAATCCAAAGAACTGA
- a CDS encoding biotin/lipoate--protein ligase family protein: protein MRVRAPFEQVLSLPPPFELVTLRERASAFAHAVEIAPQRGAGTLVYVGCFDLAEFAVVLEPEEPLSMARRAFYAGMVALCDALLAYAPPQKMVTVDWPDTIRVDGGLLGGGQLGWPPGAPEDEPPPWLVFGAMVRTVSMTGEESGVHPLATALEQEGFDDVGASNLTEAFARHLMAAIHGWQVDGFDSVGRAFVERLPRTAGTHYQIADNGDLLVMHAGRTDVGRSVLLPALRAPSWLDPQTGGPRL from the coding sequence ATGCGAGTCCGCGCCCCGTTCGAACAGGTACTCAGTCTTCCGCCGCCGTTTGAGCTGGTGACGCTGCGCGAGCGGGCGAGCGCATTTGCCCATGCGGTGGAGATCGCGCCGCAGCGCGGCGCCGGAACACTGGTTTATGTCGGCTGTTTCGATCTTGCCGAATTCGCTGTAGTTCTGGAACCGGAGGAGCCACTAAGCATGGCGCGCCGAGCGTTTTATGCCGGCATGGTCGCACTGTGCGACGCACTGCTTGCCTACGCGCCGCCGCAGAAAATGGTGACAGTCGACTGGCCGGACACTATCCGGGTTGACGGCGGCTTGCTCGGCGGCGGGCAACTCGGATGGCCGCCCGGTGCGCCGGAAGATGAGCCGCCGCCTTGGCTGGTGTTCGGGGCTATGGTCCGCACGGTGTCAATGACCGGTGAGGAGAGCGGTGTTCATCCGCTGGCGACTGCGCTCGAGCAGGAAGGTTTTGATGATGTCGGTGCGTCGAACCTCACGGAAGCGTTCGCACGTCATCTCATGGCAGCTATCCACGGTTGGCAAGTGGATGGGTTCGATAGCGTCGGACGAGCGTTTGTCGAGCGCCTGCCTCGTACGGCTGGCACTCATTATCAGATAGCTGACAATGGCGACCTGCTCGTTATGCATGCGGGAAGGACCGATGTCGGGCGGAGCGTTCTGCTGCCGGCGTTGCGCGCGCCTTCGTGGCTCGACCCGCAAACGGGAGGGCCTCGGCTGTGA
- a CDS encoding DUF6505 family protein translates to MKLLKTVALDPSDTFVFDPAAEPGEWAVSGAFRFWGDDPDTLQGKARSAFRGGFLGLQSWGWSTLVEIVEVTDNDRAAVVEMLAQQLIDRLGAPDLATARQAAEEEVSFAESLCNEATGILIAVHRTAEGGEIRESFRALRSRGKSRHQRAFAFLEAQDDEQPADDIDLASMERERK, encoded by the coding sequence GTGAAACTTTTAAAGACGGTTGCCCTTGATCCATCAGACACGTTCGTATTCGACCCGGCAGCCGAGCCGGGGGAATGGGCAGTGTCGGGCGCTTTTCGGTTCTGGGGAGACGATCCCGATACGCTGCAAGGCAAGGCGCGCTCGGCGTTTCGTGGCGGATTTCTCGGGCTGCAATCATGGGGTTGGTCAACGCTGGTGGAGATCGTCGAAGTGACCGACAACGATCGTGCCGCCGTGGTGGAAATGCTGGCGCAACAGCTTATCGACCGACTCGGCGCGCCCGATCTTGCGACTGCGCGGCAAGCGGCAGAGGAGGAGGTGAGCTTTGCCGAATCCCTTTGCAACGAGGCCACTGGCATCCTGATCGCAGTTCATCGTACCGCGGAAGGTGGCGAGATCCGCGAAAGTTTCCGTGCGTTGCGGTCGCGCGGCAAGTCGCGACATCAACGCGCGTTTGCGTTTCTGGAAGCGCAGGACGATGAGCAACCGGCGGATGACATCGATCTTGCGAGCATGGAGCGCGAGCGCAAATGA
- a CDS encoding DUF6352 family protein — MKDFWISCGHHLLDQEPGGGLVATDEFLKAYFIRPELMPPAEACQAERQLHAALLAQPRRPVDANEVSAIVDPDARENWQFVLAFRELLLSHPTLEAAYLALMRGGAVALPPLFVSQLTHVILRNALNGCDDPFVLRAGELFFRPQRVTANQGSLLAVDEEWIGGENPVPTTPLLALLEIPEETQIDILDEENTGDYWQRSDMFDMGLDLSAGGRGTLAVAEVMRRWIAHLLAIDVIIEPLAELRDATLTWYVGLDSEATAIGNRLWNGEELDDQTAGRVAGLFRLTFSDDIAVSHGLENEPIYLIMATTPERILRMKPQNLITGLPIKHLEATS, encoded by the coding sequence ATGAAAGATTTCTGGATTTCCTGCGGTCATCATCTGCTGGATCAAGAACCGGGCGGGGGACTCGTCGCGACCGATGAGTTCCTCAAGGCGTATTTTATCCGGCCCGAACTGATGCCGCCGGCCGAAGCCTGTCAGGCCGAACGGCAATTGCATGCGGCCTTGCTGGCGCAGCCGCGACGTCCGGTAGATGCGAATGAGGTTTCTGCAATCGTTGATCCCGATGCGCGGGAAAACTGGCAGTTTGTATTGGCCTTCCGCGAGTTGCTGCTGAGTCATCCTACGCTCGAAGCGGCCTATCTGGCGCTGATGCGCGGCGGGGCCGTCGCGTTGCCGCCGCTGTTCGTCAGCCAGTTGACGCACGTTATCCTGCGCAATGCGCTCAACGGTTGTGACGATCCGTTCGTTTTGCGCGCCGGTGAATTGTTCTTCCGGCCTCAGCGCGTCACGGCCAATCAAGGGTCCCTGCTGGCAGTCGATGAGGAATGGATCGGAGGCGAGAATCCGGTACCCACGACGCCGTTATTGGCGCTGCTTGAAATTCCAGAAGAAACTCAGATCGACATCCTCGATGAGGAAAACACCGGCGATTATTGGCAGCGCAGCGACATGTTCGACATGGGACTCGATCTTTCCGCGGGCGGGCGGGGTACGCTGGCTGTTGCTGAAGTCATGAGACGCTGGATCGCGCATCTGCTCGCGATCGACGTGATAATTGAGCCGCTCGCTGAGCTGCGCGACGCCACGCTGACCTGGTATGTCGGTCTCGATTCTGAGGCAACGGCAATCGGCAACCGGCTCTGGAATGGCGAGGAACTCGACGACCAGACTGCTGGCCGGGTGGCAGGACTTTTCCGGCTGACTTTTTCGGATGACATCGCCGTCAGCCATGGTTTGGAGAATGAACCGATTTATCTCATCATGGCGACGACGCCGGAGAGAATATTGCGCATGAAACCGCAAAACCTGATCACGGGTTTGCCGATTAAGCACTTGGAGGCGACCAGTTGA
- a CDS encoding DUF3305 domain-containing protein yields the protein MSPAAVPLLSIPVGVVVERRKAASQWTDFIWRAVGVLPGEPDMEAWTVLREQDDVTLFYVGSALVDLYRSETERYRENLASGTPSIWVVMSPSEGAWPYAVTAATADAAEGESFTEAATNLVEPVPMPEIIRDAIDRFIAGHHVEREEFFKRRRGRADPEALARRLQKGRTNE from the coding sequence TTGAGTCCTGCCGCGGTTCCGCTGTTGAGCATTCCTGTCGGAGTGGTGGTGGAGCGCCGCAAGGCAGCGTCCCAATGGACCGATTTTATTTGGCGGGCGGTCGGGGTGCTGCCCGGTGAGCCGGACATGGAAGCCTGGACGGTGCTGCGCGAACAGGATGATGTCACGCTGTTCTATGTCGGGTCCGCCTTGGTTGACCTCTACCGTTCGGAAACCGAGCGCTATCGTGAAAATCTTGCCTCCGGTACCCCCAGCATCTGGGTGGTGATGAGCCCGTCCGAAGGGGCGTGGCCCTATGCGGTAACCGCCGCTACGGCTGACGCTGCCGAAGGCGAGAGTTTTACCGAAGCGGCGACCAACCTTGTCGAGCCGGTGCCGATGCCGGAGATCATTCGCGATGCGATTGACCGCTTTATCGCCGGACACCACGTTGAACGAGAGGAGTTTTTCAAGCGAAGGCGCGGCCGCGCTGATCCTGAGGCGCTTGCGAGACGCCTGCAGAAAGGTCGGACGAATGAGTGA
- a CDS encoding DUF3306 domain-containing protein, with the protein MSDEDFLSRWSHRKRLAEASPEFLSPLPVPASPGQGDQGAAVNSEAGKPVDGPDLSALPPLDAITAATNVTAFLRKGVPLALTREALRRAWLADPAIRDFVGLAENAWDFNDPNAMPGFGPLDYTPEQVRDLVARIVSERKPVAGGDANSVTPQLQQDVVSPADPLPESSPDRETAADAPETTIDQIKRDGGVTGTGTTTPRSLVVGEQAHCSVVRRTHGSALPQ; encoded by the coding sequence ATGAGTGACGAGGACTTTCTCAGCCGATGGTCGCACCGCAAGCGTCTTGCGGAGGCTTCGCCTGAATTCTTGTCTCCGTTGCCGGTTCCCGCTTCACCGGGACAAGGAGATCAGGGGGCTGCCGTAAATTCTGAAGCGGGCAAACCTGTCGACGGGCCTGACCTTTCGGCGCTGCCGCCGCTGGATGCGATTACAGCGGCAACCAATGTCACGGCATTCCTGCGCAAAGGAGTTCCGCTCGCGCTGACTCGTGAAGCGCTCCGCCGTGCATGGCTTGCAGATCCCGCGATCCGCGATTTCGTCGGGCTTGCCGAGAACGCCTGGGATTTCAATGATCCAAATGCGATGCCGGGATTTGGGCCACTCGATTACACCCCGGAGCAGGTGCGTGACTTGGTTGCGAGGATCGTCAGTGAGCGGAAGCCGGTGGCTGGGGGCGATGCGAATTCTGTTACGCCGCAGCTACAGCAAGACGTCGTCAGTCCAGCCGATCCGCTGCCGGAGAGTTCTCCTGACCGCGAGACAGCGGCCGATGCACCGGAGACAACTATCGACCAGATCAAAAGAGATGGAGGGGTGACGGGAACCGGCACCACAACGCCGCGAAGTTTAGTTGTTGGCGAGCAGGCTCATTGTTCCGTTGTGCGTCGCACTCATGGAAGTGCGTTGCCGCAATAG
- a CDS encoding molecular chaperone TorD family protein: MRDSGLDRAIQLAGGVAELARRIGIRQPSVSNWSRVPAERVTAVEAVTGLSRVHLRPDLYSELAVTDQVHDIDVGRAQEYALLATLLSQAPSAKLITQIAKLRGDASPLGTAHAHLGDAAARADPAAVDREYFDLFVGLGRGELMPYASFYLTGFLNERPLSHLRQDLAALGIERVENNFEPEDHAATLCEIMAGLAGGRFPASEAAQREMFEKHLAPWMGRLFTDMENAAAADFYRSVGSLGRLFLQIEAEAFMLAD; encoded by the coding sequence ATGCGCGATTCTGGATTAGATCGGGCAATTCAACTGGCGGGAGGCGTCGCCGAGCTCGCCCGCAGAATAGGCATACGCCAACCCTCAGTATCGAACTGGAGTCGGGTTCCTGCCGAACGTGTGACTGCGGTTGAAGCCGTAACCGGCCTATCGCGCGTACATCTTCGTCCCGATCTTTATAGCGAGTTAGCCGTGACTGATCAGGTCCACGACATTGATGTGGGCCGTGCCCAGGAATATGCGCTGCTCGCCACGCTGTTGTCACAGGCTCCCTCGGCGAAATTGATCACACAGATCGCCAAGCTGCGCGGCGATGCGAGCCCGCTTGGAACGGCTCATGCCCATCTTGGAGATGCTGCAGCGAGGGCCGATCCTGCCGCTGTCGACCGCGAATACTTTGATCTCTTCGTCGGTCTTGGGCGTGGCGAATTGATGCCGTATGCCTCGTTCTATTTGACTGGATTTCTCAATGAACGGCCGCTGTCGCATCTGCGACAGGATTTGGCTGCGCTTGGTATCGAGCGTGTCGAGAACAATTTCGAGCCGGAAGATCATGCGGCGACACTCTGCGAGATCATGGCGGGATTGGCCGGCGGACGTTTCCCCGCGTCCGAGGCTGCCCAGCGTGAGATGTTCGAAAAGCATTTGGCGCCATGGATGGGCCGTCTGTTCACTGACATGGAGAATGCAGCGGCTGCGGATTTCTATCGATCGGTCGGCTCGCTCGGCCGGCTCTTTCTTCAGATTGAAGCGGAGGCCTTCATGCTCGCCGATTGA
- a CDS encoding twin-arginine translocation signal domain-containing protein, whose protein sequence is MKEDDKAAVGRRSFLRGVGIGALGAGAAVVSPLMPEAKADSETNDEKRKARYNPNSPDIKAYYRVNRYPK, encoded by the coding sequence ATGAAAGAGGACGACAAAGCTGCCGTAGGCCGCCGCAGTTTTCTGCGTGGAGTCGGCATCGGCGCGCTCGGTGCCGGAGCGGCTGTCGTATCGCCGCTGATGCCTGAGGCAAAAGCTGACAGCGAGACGAACGATGAGAAGCGCAAGGCGCGCTACAACCCCAATTCGCCCGACATCAAAGCGTATTACCGCGTGAATCGTTACCCCAAATAG